A segment of the Marinobacter arenosus genome:
GCTCTACTGGAGGCTGGCGGGATTCGAACCGGAAATCGACAATCAGGTACTTGCGGTCGATGGCGGAGGATGCGGGAATATCCTCGCGCTCAACACTCTCGTAGCCGATGTAGGTGGCCTGATCCTGGGGGAAGATCTGGCTCATCAGGATATCCAGGTTTTCGGCCTGGGCCGAAAAGGCTGGCATCAACAGGGCGGCGGTCATGACACCAAGCGCCAAGGTGTTTTTCATGAGAGTCACTCCCGGTGACAATCCGGCGTTCGTGTTACGGAATGTAAAGTTTCGTTACGGTGGATTATCGCAGAGTACCCTGCATTTTGCGTGATCGAGTGCATGGATTTTTCAATTGTTTGCAGTTTGCATGTTGTTAGGTTGCGGGGCAGACGCGGCCGGCGGCCACGCTATCAACTATTCTGTCATTAGAACAGTCATTAAGAGGAAATCGCATGTTTCAGCTTGTCTTTAGGGGAGAATGCGCTCCCGGTACGGATCCGGAAACCGCCAGAAGTAACGCCCGCAGCCTGTTCAAGGCCAGCGTCGAGCAGGTGGACCGCATGTTCAGCGGTCAGCCGGTGGTGATCCGTAACAAACTGGAGGAAGTGCAGGCCGAAAAGTACCGCGCGGTCCTGAAAAAACACGGCATGATTGCCCATGTGCAGCCTATGGCGGGGGCAGAGCCGGCCCGGCCAGCGCCGGCGAAGGCTACGCCACCCAGGGCTGAAACGGCACCTCAACCCGAGGCCGCCGCCGCGCCCCGGGGCAAGGTGCCGGAGACCGAGCCGGGAGAGCGCCTGCCGGTCGCCGGCGAAAAGGTGGATGACATCCTGTCGGGCTCCGGCCTCGGCCTCGATCCGGTCGGGGTGACCCTGATGGAGCATACCGAGGTGGAGCCGCCCATGTTCCAGCACCTTGATGACTGGACGCTGGCGCCCGCGGGCACGGATCTGGGGGTTGACCGGGAGCTCCCGTCACCGGTGGTGCCGGACGTGTCACACCTTTCCCTGGCGGACGACGACGCCACCGGCAAGTCGTGAAGTGGGCTCCGGGAACAGGATCCTTCAGCGGGTGAGAACGGTCTTCCTGATACTCGGCCTGGCGGTGGCTGTCGTCGCGCTGCCACTGTCCGCGGCCGAGCGTCCCCGCGTGGGGCTGGTATTGAGTGGCGGCGGGGCCAAGGGCATGGCCCACGTGGGCGTTCTGCGAGTGCTCGAGGAAATGAATATTCCGGTGGACCTGGTGGTGGGAACCAGCGCCGGTTCGGCGGTGGGGGCACTCTACGCATCGGGCGTAGCCGTCGAGGACATTGAGCGCCGGTTCATCGAAATGGACTGGCTCTCCAGTTTTCAGGATGATCCGGGCCGCGTCTACAAACCGGTGCGGCGCAAGAGTGAAGAGGTCCGCTTGCCACTGACCCCGGGTATCGGCCTGCGCGCCGATGGCCTGCACGTAGGCAGCGGCATCATCGCCGGCCAGAACCTCGGTTTCATCCTGAATGAACTGACCCGCAGCGCCGCCCTGGTGGAGGATTTTGACCGGCTGGCGATTCCTTTCCGGGCGGTGGCGACGGACCTCGAAACCGGTGAGCAGGTCGTGCTGGGGGATGGCAATCTAGCGGAAGCCATTCGTGCCAGCATGAGCATTCCCGGCGTTTACGCGCCGGTTCAGCGTGACGGGCACTTGCTGGTGGATGGCGGCGTGGCCAATAACCTTCCGGTCAGCGTGGCCCGTGACATGGGCGCGGACGTTATCATTGCCGTTGACATCACCGATGCCCTCATGGATTCCGAGGAGCTCAGGGAAGCCTTCTCGGTCGTTGGCCAGCTCACCACCATCATGACCCGGCGCAACACCGATGAGCAGTTGGCCTTGTTGGGTGACAAAGACGTTCTGATCCGGCCCGACCTGGAAGGTTACAGCTCCGCCGACTTCTACGATGCATTGACGCTGTTTGAACTGGGGGCCACGGCGGCTCGCGAACATGCGGTTGAGCTGAGACCGCTGACCGTCTCGCGGACCGACTGGACAGCCTATAAGGCGCAAAGGGCCTCCCGGGCCTACAGTACGGGGCCGATCGTACGGATACGGATCGAACAGGGCCGGTCCCTGGCCCCCGAGTTCCTGCGGGAGCGGATACAGCAGGAAACCGGCGAACCGCTGGATGTCGAAGTGCTTGAGGAGGATCTGAAACGGATCTACGGTCTGGGTTACTACGAGACCGTCTCCTACTCCCTGGCGCCGTCTCCGGAGGGCACCGTGCTGACAATCCAGGTGCAGGAAAAAAGCTGGGGCCCGAATTATCTGTCCTTCGGGCTCAGTTACGAAGACAACTTCGATGGCGAGAACCGGTTCAATCTGGCCTCCGGCCTGAGAATGACCGAGCTAAATGATCTCGGTGCCGAGTGGCAGACCGGCGTTCAATTGGGCACGGAGCCCTGGGTGCGAACCCAATGGTACCAGCCGTTGGATTACGGCTATAAGCGTTTCCTGGTCGTGGGCGGCGAATACACCCGGGAAACGTTCAGTCTGTACGACGGGGGCACCAGTCCCGTGGCCGAGGTAGACGTCACCTCCCGTCAATTGGACGTTGCCCTTGGCACCGAGCTGGGTGGAAACGCCGAAGCCCGCCTCAAGTACACCCGTGGGTACGCGTCCGTCGATGAGCTGGTCGGGCAGCCGCTCGTGCGGGAGGACAACGTCCACCGCGGCGGCATCAGCCTGCAACTGGTGCATGATTCCCTCGATGATTCCTTCTACCCTCGGCACGGCGCCTTTGCCGGTCTGCGCGGGCGATTGGAGCGGGAAGATCTGGGCTCGGACCGTCACTTCGATTCGGTGACGGCCATGTTGCTCGGGACCGACAGCTGGCAGGGCTTTAACCTGACGGGGCTGGTCTACGGGACGGCGGTGACCAGCGGCGAGCCGGGTATCGAAAATGCGGTGAGGTTGGGTGGTTTTCGCCGGCTCTCGGCCTACGCCCCCGGCCAGATCACCGGTGATAACGCCCTGCTGGGATCGGTGTACGCCAGTCAGGCCTTTGGAGGCCCGTTGATGCCCTGGTTTGCCGGGGCGGGCTTTGAGGCGGGTAACGCCTGGGAGTCCTTTGATCAGGCCAGCTGGAACAATTCCGTGCGCTCCTGGAGTCTGTTTGCCGGCGTGGATACCTTCCTTGGGCCGGTACAGCTGGCTGCCGCCTACAACAACCGGGACGACTGGACCGCCTACCTGAACATCGGGTTCTCCTACACCCAGCTGTTCTACTGACGCTCGGGGCTAGGCGCCTTTGCGGTCGTTGGTCGCGATCGCGTCCAGTACCTGCTGGCACTGCTGCATGGCGAAATGGTGCAGGATGTTCGCGAGCTTCTCCTCGTCCCGATCCTTGATGGCCTCGATGGATTCCTGCATGTGGGCCAGGTTGTCCTCGAACACGTGGCTGCCACCCTGCTGGAACGCCACGAACGCGCACCGCTTGGCCGAGGGCCAGAGGTCATCGATGGCAGCAACGATGAAGTAGTTGTCCGCGTAGGCCAGTGACGCCTTGGTGTACTCGATGCCCAGCTCAAGAAACGCCATCAGGTCGCGTTTCTCAAAACAGGCCTTCATCTGCGCATACAGTGACTCCAGCCGTTCCATATCGGCCGGCTGCCATTGCCGAACGAGCTTACGGCCCGTGTGGGTCAGGTACAGTTCGAGGGTCTCATAAAGGCTGCGCACGAAGTAGTCGTCCAGCGGAGTGACGAATGCCCCTTTACGTGGAACGTTGCGCACCAGGTGGCGTTTTTCCAACAGCAACAGGCCTTCGCGGATGGAACCATGACTGACGTCCAGTTCCTTGGCCATGGCCCCTTCATAGATGCGCTCGCCTGAGCGGAGCTGGCCGAAGGCAATCAGGTTTTCAATGTGGCGGGCGACCTGCTCGGTCAGGGTCTCTCTGGGTCTGAACGCGTTCATGGCTTTTTATCGTTACTGCGTACTGGCTGATTCGTGAAGGCATAGTCGCACAGATGGGCCTGCGGACACCAGTACAGGCGGTTGCCGGGCGATTGTCAGAGCAATGGCGCCAGCAGCCGGATGGCCCGACAGGTCAGGCGGAAGGGGATGGACCGATCCCGGTAATCGCTCTCGCTCATCAGCCGGCAATGTCCGAGGTCTTCCTCAAGCATGGATTCCACACTGTTGATGAAATGGTGGGCGGTGGTCACCGCGGTAATCTCGAAGTTCAGGCGCATCGATCGATTGTCCATGTTGGCGGTGCCTACCGCGGCGTAACGGTCGTCCACCAGAATGACTTTCTGATGCATGAAACCGGGCTGGTAGCGGTATATCTGTATGCCGGTTTTGCAGGCCTGAACGAGATACGAGTAGGCCGCCAGGCCGATCAGCCGGCTGTCCGATTTCTCCGGAATCAGAATTCGTACGTCCACCCCCCGGAGTGCCGCCAGTTGCAGGGCGTTCATGATCTGAAAATCGGGCACGAAATAGGGCGAGGAAATCCAGAGCCGGTTCCGGGCATTGTTGATGCAGTTCAGGAAGAACAGGGTGCAGGTTTCCCAATCGTCGGCGGGACCGGTCGGCAACATCAGCACCCGGTCCTCGCCGGCGTTGCCGGACCCCGGTGCCCAGTCCAGTTCCGGGGACTCGTCACTGGCCCAGTTCCAGTCCTCCAGCCAGCTCAACTGCAGACCGGTCACGGCGGGCCCCTCGATGCGGCAGTGGGTATCGCGCCAGGGTTCCTGGTCGATGGCGGTGCCCAGGTATTCGTCACCGAGATTGATGCCACCGACGAAGCCGATGGTGCCATCGCAGACCAGCAGTTTGCGGTGATTGCGAAAGTTGATCTGGAATCGTCGTCGGCGGATGTTGCCGTTGCCAAACGAGGCGATCCTGGCCCCGGCCGCCGCCAGCTGTTTCAGGTAGGTTCGGGGCAGCCAGACGCTGCCGATGTCGTCGTACAGAAACCAGACTTCCACACCCTGGGCGAGTTTTCGTTCCAGGATGGACTTGATGCGCTGGCCGACCCGATCCGACCGGACGATGTAGAACTCCAGGAGAATGTAGCGGGTGGCGTTTTCCATGGCCTCGAACAGCGCCGAAAAGGTCGCCTCACCGTCCCGCAACAACGTGCAGTTGTTGCCTTCGGTAAAGGGCTGGCGGCCGAGCTTGCACAACACCTGGAGTTCGTCGGTGAAGTACTTGTCGGCGGGCGCCGGGATCGATGTGGTCTGCTGCTCAAACCGATTCAGCAGGTTGGTCAGGGCCTCGTCGCCCATGCGCCGGGCCTTGACGTAGCCTCCGAACCGGTAACGTCCGAACAGCAGGAACATGGGCACCGCCACGTAGGGCAGGCCAAGGAGGCCGATGATCCAGGCGATGGCGCCCTGGGCGGTGCGGTAGGTCAGCAGGATCCGGTAAATGCAGGTCAGTGCGGCGAGGTACAGCAGGCCAACGGCCACCGCCACCAGTGAGACGTTCTCCATGGTTATTCGTCCATGTCCGCTTTGGTGCCCGGCTCAGATGCTTCGGGCTCATTGGCCAGGTGGCTGGCCCGGTACTGGGCCGGCGCCATTCCGGTCCAGCGTTTGAAGGCCCGGCTGAAGGCACTGAGCTCGGAAAATCCCAGCAGGAAAGCGATTTCACCCAGGGCATAGTGATCGGCGGCAACGTAACGCAGGGCCTTGTCCTTGCGCACCTGTTCGACCAGTTCGTGGAATCCGAGCCCCTCGCGTTTCAGTTTCCGGTACAGGGTCTGGCGGCTCATATGGCATTGCCGGGCGAGGCTGTCGGCGTCGATCTTGTCCGTGGCCATCTGCTTCGAGATCAGGCGCCGGATCTTGCGGCCGAACGAGCGTCTGGGCTGCAGGCGCGCCAACACCGCGTTCACCTGTTTCAGGACGGCCGAGTATACGTAGGGATTGCGGCGGGGAATCGGGTGACTGAGGTGGCGGCTGTTGAACGCCAGGCGGGTCGTGGCGCAGTCAAACCGAACCGGTCCCCCCAGGATCTTTTCGTACTCGTCCGCATAGCTTGGTCGGGGATGGGCGAGCTCAGCCCACTCGGCGGTGATCTGGGGGTGGATGAAATGCCGGGTCCGGCACAGAGCCGCCGCCAGGGTCCGGTCCATATCCTGTCGGCAATAGTGATGGGGAACATCCGGCTGCCAGGTCAGGATGGCCTGCTCGCCGGTCTGCTCGAAGCTCAGGATGACCGATTCGTTGATTAACCGGTGCAGGCGGACGTACTGGGTGACAGCTTCGCCCAGGGTGTCACAGTTGAAAAAGACGTGGCCGACCAGTCCCATGCGTTCGGGATCAACCACCTGGCCGGCGTGCAGCCCAACGCCGGGGTCGCCGGTGGCGTGTTCGGCGTAGTCCCAGAGTTGGTAGTGGGCGCTCGCTGGCACCCGGAGGTCCGGGTCTGACAGCGCCTCCAGGCCGAGCCCGACAATCCGTTCCACACGATCGGGGTCCAGAACCCCCTGGCGCTCGAGGTAGTGAACCAGGGCCAGGGTGCTGGAGGCGGCGACCAGCGGTGTGCTGGCGTTGTCGGACTGAGCAGGAATCACGGTATCGGTCCCGATGGTTAACAACTTTTCATCCACGCTGATACAAAATGTCAAGTGGATGAAACAGCCTGTCAACGGTTTGTCATGCCAACAACGATAGCATTAAGTCATCAGGTTGAAGCAATGGAAAGGTGTTTTCAGGAGGTGTTTTATGGAACAGGAAATTTTCGTACCTCACACTGAGCGCGAACGGAAAAACGTGATGGCGCTTGCAGAGTATCTGAACAGCATCTTCTACTGCTGATCAGCCAGGCGTAAAGCCTATGACCTTGAAGCCGGGGATTCCCCGGCTTTTTTTCGTCTGCGGAATGTCGCCCGCCCTCGCCAACTTGCTCAACAGATTCTCAGTGGTAATGTATCCGCTCGAAACCCGTGAGCCAACCCGGAGATTTGTCTGCCCATGACCGTAGATCTGAACCACCGCATTACCGGCGAAGGTGCGCCGCTGATTCTGTTGCACGGCCTGTTCGGGTCCCTGGAGAATCTTGGCGGCATCGCCCGCCGGCTGCAGGACGAGTGGCAGATCCACGCCCTGGACCAGCGTAATCATGGCAGCTCGCCTCACACCGACACCATGGACTATCCGGCCATGGCGGCCGACGTGATTGCCTATATGGACAGCCAGGGCATCGACCGGGCCAGTATCCTGGGGCATTCCATGGGCGGCAAGGTGGCGATGCAGGTGGCGTTGCAGGCTCCGGAACGGGTTGAGAAGGTCATCGTGGCCGACATCGCGCCGGTGAGTTACAAACCCCGTCACGATGAGGTCCTGGAGGGACTGAAGAGCATCGACCTGACGGGTGTGCGTTCGCGCCAGGACGCCGACACGCTGCTCGCCGAATTCGTGGAGATGCCATCCACCCGGCAGTTCCTGCTGAAAAATCTCGAGCGGATACCCAGGGAAGAGCAGAGTGAAGGCGGTCCTACCTTTCGCTGGCGCCTGAACGTGCCGGTGATCGATGCCTGTTACGCCAACCTGGCCAGCGCCCCTGAGGGGAGTCGGCCGTTCGAGGGTCCGGTACTGTTCATCAAAGGCGAGGAATCGGCCTACATCCAGGAAAAACATCGGGACGAGATCCAGCGCCTGTTTCCGGCGGCCGAGCTTCGCATCATCAAGGGCACGGGGCACTGGCTGCACGCGGAAAAGGCCGATTCGTTCGCGGCCCTGTGCCGGCGTTTTCTGGACAATAACCGCTAGGCGTTGGCGCGAACGGCATTTTCAAGCCTTGGGGGCGGTCTGCTAAGGTTAACCCAATGCGGCGAAATGCATCGGACACGAAAACAGGCGGACATGGTCTATGAAATGGTTGATGGTGGGAGTGCTGATCCTGTTTTTGCTGCTGGGCAGCTTTCTCCTGACACCGTCGCCCATTGACAGCAAGGCCTGGCAACCGCCGGCTCCTCCCCCTTTAACTGGCCCGCTGGCCCCCAATGAGCGGCTTCGTCTGGCCGACCTCCTCGCCCGCGGCCAGGTCTATGGCCCCGAAGACACCACGGTAAGCTCGGACGGCGTGGTCTACTCCGGAACCCAGGATGGCCGGATCATTCGCCTGTTTCCGGACGGTCGGGTGGAAACCTGGCTTCAGACCGGGGGGCGGCCACTTGGCATGGTGTTTGACCGCAACGGCAACCTGATCGTGGCCGATGCCTGGAAGGGGCTGCTGTCCATCGCGCCGGATAAGACCGTGACGGTGCTGGCTCGCGAGGCAGAGGGCACACCGTTCCGGTTCACGGACGACGTCGACATTGCCCCGGATGGCCGGATCTACTTTACCGACGCCAGCTCCCGGTT
Coding sequences within it:
- a CDS encoding alpha/beta fold hydrolase → MTVDLNHRITGEGAPLILLHGLFGSLENLGGIARRLQDEWQIHALDQRNHGSSPHTDTMDYPAMAADVIAYMDSQGIDRASILGHSMGGKVAMQVALQAPERVEKVIVADIAPVSYKPRHDEVLEGLKSIDLTGVRSRQDADTLLAEFVEMPSTRQFLLKNLERIPREEQSEGGPTFRWRLNVPVIDACYANLASAPEGSRPFEGPVLFIKGEESAYIQEKHRDEIQRLFPAAELRIIKGTGHWLHAEKADSFAALCRRFLDNNR
- a CDS encoding GntR family transcriptional regulator, which encodes MNAFRPRETLTEQVARHIENLIAFGQLRSGERIYEGAMAKELDVSHGSIREGLLLLEKRHLVRNVPRKGAFVTPLDDYFVRSLYETLELYLTHTGRKLVRQWQPADMERLESLYAQMKACFEKRDLMAFLELGIEYTKASLAYADNYFIVAAIDDLWPSAKRCAFVAFQQGGSHVFEDNLAHMQESIEAIKDRDEEKLANILHHFAMQQCQQVLDAIATNDRKGA
- a CDS encoding patatin-like phospholipase family protein, which gives rise to MAHVGVLRVLEEMNIPVDLVVGTSAGSAVGALYASGVAVEDIERRFIEMDWLSSFQDDPGRVYKPVRRKSEEVRLPLTPGIGLRADGLHVGSGIIAGQNLGFILNELTRSAALVEDFDRLAIPFRAVATDLETGEQVVLGDGNLAEAIRASMSIPGVYAPVQRDGHLLVDGGVANNLPVSVARDMGADVIIAVDITDALMDSEELREAFSVVGQLTTIMTRRNTDEQLALLGDKDVLIRPDLEGYSSADFYDALTLFELGATAAREHAVELRPLTVSRTDWTAYKAQRASRAYSTGPIVRIRIEQGRSLAPEFLRERIQQETGEPLDVEVLEEDLKRIYGLGYYETVSYSLAPSPEGTVLTIQVQEKSWGPNYLSFGLSYEDNFDGENRFNLASGLRMTELNDLGAEWQTGVQLGTEPWVRTQWYQPLDYGYKRFLVVGGEYTRETFSLYDGGTSPVAEVDVTSRQLDVALGTELGGNAEARLKYTRGYASVDELVGQPLVREDNVHRGGISLQLVHDSLDDSFYPRHGAFAGLRGRLEREDLGSDRHFDSVTAMLLGTDSWQGFNLTGLVYGTAVTSGEPGIENAVRLGGFRRLSAYAPGQITGDNALLGSVYASQAFGGPLMPWFAGAGFEAGNAWESFDQASWNNSVRSWSLFAGVDTFLGPVQLAAAYNNRDDWTAYLNIGFSYTQLFY
- the cls gene encoding cardiolipin synthase, translated to MENVSLVAVAVGLLYLAALTCIYRILLTYRTAQGAIAWIIGLLGLPYVAVPMFLLFGRYRFGGYVKARRMGDEALTNLLNRFEQQTTSIPAPADKYFTDELQVLCKLGRQPFTEGNNCTLLRDGEATFSALFEAMENATRYILLEFYIVRSDRVGQRIKSILERKLAQGVEVWFLYDDIGSVWLPRTYLKQLAAAGARIASFGNGNIRRRRFQINFRNHRKLLVCDGTIGFVGGINLGDEYLGTAIDQEPWRDTHCRIEGPAVTGLQLSWLEDWNWASDESPELDWAPGSGNAGEDRVLMLPTGPADDWETCTLFFLNCINNARNRLWISSPYFVPDFQIMNALQLAALRGVDVRILIPEKSDSRLIGLAAYSYLVQACKTGIQIYRYQPGFMHQKVILVDDRYAAVGTANMDNRSMRLNFEITAVTTAHHFINSVESMLEEDLGHCRLMSESDYRDRSIPFRLTCRAIRLLAPLL
- a CDS encoding AraC family transcriptional regulator, encoding MIPAQSDNASTPLVAASSTLALVHYLERQGVLDPDRVERIVGLGLEALSDPDLRVPASAHYQLWDYAEHATGDPGVGLHAGQVVDPERMGLVGHVFFNCDTLGEAVTQYVRLHRLINESVILSFEQTGEQAILTWQPDVPHHYCRQDMDRTLAAALCRTRHFIHPQITAEWAELAHPRPSYADEYEKILGGPVRFDCATTRLAFNSRHLSHPIPRRNPYVYSAVLKQVNAVLARLQPRRSFGRKIRRLISKQMATDKIDADSLARQCHMSRQTLYRKLKREGLGFHELVEQVRKDKALRYVAADHYALGEIAFLLGFSELSAFSRAFKRWTGMAPAQYRASHLANEPEASEPGTKADMDE